From one Nematostella vectensis chromosome 7, jaNemVect1.1, whole genome shotgun sequence genomic stretch:
- the LOC5511963 gene encoding thyroid receptor-interacting protein 11-like isoform X3, with product MSWLGNNLNLSGSLSSISNITGQISNFTREMLTEGTEEIADPSAELNVSRNRISELEAIINSQKIEYDRLKHLNDELHERVEATELQLRDMCQDYRGQLARREQEIIELKAELHKRDDLEPAGQRHRHDSGESFEEHEEIKSLKNEIVRLQTECHHWKSMSSNQDSQEKLHREIDQYQNELSALQSTYSQKIANLNKKFKGEMQRWEDERQDYQRRIDDLQHELNILEEVDNLEGMKTELGSSGSDVAALKEELELAHKTIEELRQQLDRTVEYAKKKSCELNTTQINLDKTTGDMRITEKKLDKLQKKEKLLDEQGEKGSDITYLHEQLVAQESHMAEMSNEINSLKEELQQLGAERDELVGVRNKLTEEEARLRESLHEVKEDVNLLSASTLELMEELEHSQGVQKEQCFEINCLKKVCTVKGEAKDEIIHLKNVISALWERYLSTLHMYQQVRHELLNSNHRLLAQLQARHTNTQSVRKQVAGVRHRLEVDTENHQKRTQHEKDGLHTKSSELRAQIEEQESLVEDLQADNEQILQETKDMIAEVGCQTINDSLDERNDLVGALHAEKAVLESTIVGLQSKVQDLKNEIRALKGKPIKVDISDYYYSEDTRSDFLGDAPSGDKTRSIDSLTHEQWEGKQVEEQMDSLPHGQWEGKQSDEQMDSLLHEQWEGKQVEEPMDKQGEKQMDVKACAYKDEIISTLRAQLIEYQGIIDRLQGNKVNRPPESANPDLEVSQGGKPDDGVLDKATPWGRQDEGGADDGLGGDGGDKGTGIHGHVNDDVVALLRKQLAEYQANVEEFEIVKADYEGDKKMLEGMVMDLKKQLRTLREEATKNEAEKEAIQESGWESINNSEVLDSLRTENEELIKEKVALVKSLRSLEQQLIETDIVKEDDICGFESETERIDTLILNIKDWVIRMRSKESFELTSEGSSLVSVSLDDSTRDGEGYQLARQTIEELEFDNSMLREKTNDLINRIEAKTTEVGLIQAQLEEKCTELGNVESEKQYLVSMINERDEKLYEIQDSFEAQLLDLTSSRDNDVEILRSEQESMHQVLTERQQECETLRNTTNELITSIHEKQQVYEELSEENRSLAEHVQESERLLQDLRNEKENLRALLESKEQLVMSYSEEMKNLTKDNNELSVLVEEYQVKLHEKDKELTNLSNLEFEVDQLSRQSKDNDFSRHSMEEKIGNLSGDNERLSTLLEERDLHLHHVKSELKEKTSEVEYLGGELDRLNELVGSNLAVRKDLERQVSTLKRDVDMLNSRLQNGETSIDSLKLDLREKGAENDLLRLEIAKITKSLKEKEDLLGSAGEKHEAEGGTGKGGESQAQVARLVRVLQEKDQEIAAMRQKEASLIDVVNQTDHSSHEAIKHYQHQIEHLTEETTRLMAEVDEKNEQLFTMNDRLEVMQEQMQGKAQASTMLHNEHGRLLALNESQGNEIAKLRERIGTMVHRLEENEKHKHDEIHRLNQEFQQHTNASKQEQERLKTLLHEKDKQIIALADAAVPVVNQTHLMSSTPQHEADRSQSRALDEIDRNQSRALDEIDRNQSRALDEIDRNQSRALDEIDRNQSRVLVESDRTQSKALDEADRNQIRALEDKVLALEGELAGLSQSLQEKSQAQERLLSERDSLQRNSEALEARLKDLSESASSASEKDNTIRTLEDEVRMLKGSIESSESELRLLEESFENSKDALAHELEEVRLEKDEILLNKNKESNELRNKLVKAFNSLGDCNFALNPDGHIKVEKNFQSIVQEILSQRQSVLREKDNEIRTLKNQISNLNVLQHSSHQADTGLESILHEREQLSEELMRANNEKEDIIRERETTVADLEAQIIELTNSVSTKEKSVTQEIETIKRDKERADKEMEQLRSNKKNLEKDLTQVKGELSRLGSEADRLTGLVAEEKGNSARLKEDLEQYKQLLQEKEARLGEVAREREQLNKTNEQLQHKVFELQGELSSASGGQKETEAKMARELDRLREHLIQVEESYTREALNAEEREKHLRTRLAQAEEQILSNSHSMQDQNRQASQQVESLQEQLHAISGHRDEAVMQLAAVQEQAQQYATSLDNLQMVLEQFQREKDAQLYAIHDSAQQQVNQAHAEVKRLQQRENELQVQLESSTRLMHEIGNLKQEVAHKNDEIDNYKAQVAKLEEDLQVCHVRIRDITTSNDNKVDKPLLKNLLIGYFHTPEAKRADVIHVIGGLLGFTVGEMKEIGSGSQPPSQGGWISSLLPFGGPRSPGPKKPTFSGMDKSFTELFVNFLEHESDAQSPLQTRRGGTTANPLLSAIPPQPSPLAAIRAGERQPFASSTPVRPPTTTSVAMGVGPPPSATGQTLPVMSPAPVAMPTGGLSPIVSPAVRSSIPVPLVTQSTATSISSVLRPQGAQYSALRPQGAQSSGPRAHGAQSSVSNPLLAGLPAMSTSSPSQALRNVLFQAASR from the exons ATGTCCTGGCTAGGCAACAACCTCAATCTTTCCGGGAGTCTGTCCTCGATTTCCAACATAACCGGGCAGATATCAAATTTTACGCGGGAGATGCTGACTGAAGGCACAGAAGAGATAGCAG ATCCGTCTGCAGAACTCAACGTGTCACGTAACCGAATAAGCGAGCTAGAGGCTATCATAAACTCCCAGAAAATTGAG TATGACCGCCTGAAGCACTTGAATGATGAACTTCACGAGAGGGTTGAGGCTACTGAGCTTCAACTACGAGACATGTGCCAGGACTACCGAGGGCAACTTGCCCGAAGAGAACAAGAAATCATTGAGCTGAAAGCTGAGCTCCACAAGAGAGATGATCTAGAACCAGCAGGACAAAGACATAGACATGACTCTGGAGAAAGCTTTGAGGAGCATGAGGAAATCAAAAGTCTGAAAAACGAGATTGTAAGGCTACAGACAGAATGTCACCACTGGAAGTCAATGTCCAGTAACCAG GACAGTCAAGAAAAGCTTCACAGGGAAATAGACCAATATCAGAATGAGCTTTCTGCACTACAAAGCACTTACTCTCAGAAGATTGCAAACTTGAACAAGAAATTCAAGGGTGAGATGCAGAGATGGGAAGATGAGCGACAGGACTACCAGAGGCGGATAGACGACTTACAACATGAGCTCAATATTCTTGAAG AAGTTGACAATCTGGAGGGTATGAAGACGGAATTGGGGAGTAGTGGAAGTGATGTGGCTGCGTTGAAGGAAGAACTTGAACTAGCACACAAGACCATAGAAGAACTTAGGCAGCAGCTGGACAGGACTGTCGAGTATGCGAAGAAGAAAAGCTGTGAACTTAACACCACACAAATAAACCTTGACAAGACAACAGGCGACATGAGGATCACAGAGAAAAAGCTAGACAAGCTTCAGAAAAAGGAAAAGTTGCTTGATGAACAAGGAGAAAAAGGAAGTGACATCACTTATCTACATGAACAGCTTGTTGCACAAGAGAGCCACATGGCCGAAATGTCAAATGAGATAAACTCCTTAAAAGAGGAGCTGCAGCAGCTGGGCGCAGAGCGTGATGAGTTAGTTGGTGTACGTAACAAGCTGACTGAGGAGGAAGCCAGGTTACGGGAGTCACTACATGAGGTCAAGGAGGATGTTAACTTGCTTAGTGCGTCAACATTGGAGCTGATGGAGGAGTTAGAGCACTCCCAGGGAGTACAGAAGGAGCAGTGCTTTGAGATCAACTGCCTGAAGAAGGTATGCACAGTGAAGGGTGAGGCCAAGGATGAGATTATTCACCTAAAGAACGTCATCAGTG CTCTGTGGGAGCGGTACTTGTCAACGCTGCACATGTATCAACAGGTCAGACACGAGTTACTCAACAGCAATCACAGGCTCTTGGCGCAGTTACAAGCCAGACAT ACCAATACCCAATCTGTGCGTAAGCAAGTTGCAGGAGTCCGCCACAGACTAGAAGTAGACACTGAAAATCACCAGAAGCGAACACAACACGAGAAGGACGGCTTGCACACCAAGTCATCAGAGCTGCGTGCGCAGATCGAGGAGCAAGAGAGCTTAGTGGAAGATTTACAGGCAGACAACGAGCAGATCTTGCAAGAGACGAAGGACATGATAGCCGAGGTTGGGTGCCAGACCATTAATGACTCACTCGATGAAAGGAATGACTTAGTAGGTGCTCTGCATGCAGAGAAAGCCGTTCTGGAATCCACTATTGTGGGACTTCAGAGCAAGGTACAAGACTTGAAAAACGAGATTCGCGCTCTTAAGGGGAAGCCCATCAAGGTTGATATCAGCGATTATTATTACTCGGAGGACACAAGATCTGATTTCCTGGGTGATGCACCATCAGGGGACAAAACAAGATCTATCGACAGCCTGACGCATGAGCAGTGGGAAGGCAAGCAGGTCGAAGAACAGATGGACAGCTTGCCTCATGGGCAGTGGGAAGGCAAGCAGAGTGACGAACAAATGGACAGCTTGCTGCATGAGCAGTGGGAAGGCAAGCAGGTCGAGGAACCGATGGACAAGCAGGGCGAGAAACAAATGGATGTCAAGGCGTGTGCATATAAAGACGAAATCATTAGTACGCTGAGAGCCCAACTGATTGAGTACCAGGGAATTATTGACCGTCTTCAGGGCAACAAAGTAAACAGACCACCCGAAAGTGCCAATCCAGACCTGGAAGTATCGCAGGGTGGAAAGCCTGATGATGGTGTCCTTGATAAAGCTACGCCGTGGGGAAGACAAGATGAAGGAGGCGCGGATGACGGGCTTGGTGGGGATGGGGGTGACAAGGGCACGGGTATCCATGGTCACGTGAATGATGACGTAGTAGCCTTGTTGAGGAAGCAGCTCGCCGAGTACCAGGCGAACGTTGAGGAGTTTGAAATCGTGAAAGCCGATTACGAGGGAGACAAGAAGATGCTAGAGGGTATGGTCATGGACCTGAAGAAGCAGCTCAGGACGCTACGAGAGGAAGCCACAAAGAACGAGGCTGAAAAG GAAGCAATACAAGAAAGCGGCTGGGAGAGCATTAATAACTCGGAGGTGCTGGATTCCTTGAGAACCGAGAATGAGGAGCTGATCAAGGAGAAAGTCGCCCTGGTCAAGTCCCTCCGTTCTCTGGAGCAGCAACTTATTGAAACAGATATCGTAAAAGAGGATGACATTTGCGGGTTTGAGAGCGAGACGGAGCGCATTGACACTCTAATTCTCAACATTAAGGATTGGGTAATACGAATGCGCTCTAAAGAGTCCTTTGAACTAACTTCTGAAGGGAGCTCATTGGTTAGTGTGAGTCTGGACGATAGCACGCGTGACGGCGAGGGATACCAGCTAGCCAGGCAGACTATAGAGGAGTTAGAGTTTGATAACTCTATGTTGAGGGAGAAGACGAATGATCTGATTAATCGCATCGAGGCTAAGACTACAGAGGTCGGATTGATTCAGGCGCAGCTAGAGGAAAAGTGTACGGAACTTGGTAATGTTGAGTCAGAGAAGCAATATCTGGTGAGTATGATAAATGAGCGCGATGAGAAGCTGTACGAAATACAAGACAGCTTTGAAGCGCAGCTACTGGACCTGACCTCGTCTAGAGATAACGATGTGGAGATTCTCCGATCCGAGCAGGAGAGCATGCATCAGGTATTAACAGAGCGTCAACAGGAGTGCGAAACACTGCGGAATACCACCAACGAACTGATCACATCCATCCATGAAAAGCAACAGGTGTACGAGGAACTGAGCGAGGAGAACAGAAGTTTGGCGGAGCATGTGCAAGAAAGCGAGAGACTGCTCCAGGACCTGCGTAACGAGAAGGAAAATCTGCGCGCCTTACTCGAGAGCAAGGAGCAGCTCGTGATGTCTTATTCGGAGGAGATGAAGAACTTGACCAAGGACAATAACGAGTTGAGTGTTCTTGTTGAGGAGTACCAGGTGAAGCTGCACGAGAAAGACAAAGAGTTAACCAACTTGTCAAATCTTGAGTTCGAGGTGGACCAATTATCTCGACAGTCCAAGGATAATGACTTTAGCAGGCATTCCATGGAAGAGAAAATCGGGAACCTTTCGGGCGACAACGAGAGATTGAGCACCTTACTGGAAGAGAGGGACCTACATCTGCACCATGTGAAGTCTGAGCTGAAGGAGAAGACATCTGAGGTGGAGTATCTCGGCGGCGAGCTGGACAGGCTAAATGAGCTAGTGGGAAGCAACCTTGCAGTACGCAAGGACCTGGAGCGACAGGTATCGACACTAAAACGGGATGTCGACATGCTGAACTCAAGACTACAGAATGGCGAGACCTCGATTGATTCTCTAAAGCTTGATTTACGAGAAAAGGGGGCCGAAAATGACTTACTCAGGCTTGAAATAGCGAAGATCACAAAGTCTCTGAAGGAGAAGGAAGATTTGCTGGGGAGTGCTGGAGAGAAGCATGAAGCTGAAGGGGGAACAGGGAAGGGTGGAGAGTCGCAAGCACAGGTGGCACGGCTTGTGAGGGTCCTTCAGGAGAAAGATCAAGAAATAGCCGCCATGAGGCAGAAGGAGGCGTCCTTGATTGACGTGGTGAACCAGACGGATCATTCCAGTCACGAGGCGATAAAACATTACCAACACCAGATAGAACACCTCACTGAAGAGACCACAAG GTTAATGGCTGAAGTAGATGAAAAGAATGAGCAGCTTTTCACGATGAACGACAGACTTGAAGTGATGCAAGAACAGATGCAGGGCAAAGCCCAGGCCTCTACCATGCTCCACAATGAGCACGGGCGACTGTTGGCGCTAAACGAATCACAAG GTAACGAAATCGCCAAGCTGCGCGAAAGGATCGGTACAATGGTGCATCGCCTGGAAGAAAACGAGAAGCACAAACATGACGAGATCCACCGTCTAAACCAGGAATTTCAGCAGCACACGAACGCCTCCAAGCAGGAGCAGGAAAGACTCAAGACCCTGCTGCACGAGAAAGACAAACAGATCATAGCTTTAGCAGACGCCGCAGTGCCCGTCGTGAATCAAACACACTTAATGAGCAGCACACCACAACACGAGGCGGACAGGAGCCAAAGTAGAGCGCTGGACGAGATAGACAGGAACCAAAGTAGAGCGCTGGACGAGATTGACAGGAACCAAAGTAGAGCGCTGGACGAGATTGACAGGAACCAAAGTAGAGCGCTGGACGAGATAGACAGGAACCAAAGTAGAGTACTGGTGGAGTCGGACAGGACCCAAAGCAAAGCACTGGACGAGGCGGACAGGAACCAAATTAGAGCACTGGAAGATAAGGTCCTGGCACTAGAAGGGGAACTAGCGGGCTTGAGTCAGTCGTTACAGGAAAAGAGCCAAGCTCAGGAGCGGTTATTATCAGAAAGAGATAGCTTGCAGCGAAACTCGGAAGCGCTCGAGGCGAGATTAAAGGACTTGAGCGAGAGCGCCTCTTCTGCTAGCGAGAAAGATAATACTATACGGACATTAGAGGATGAGGTACGAATGTTAAAGGGTAGCATAGAATCCTCTGAAAGTGAACTACGGTTGTTAGAGGAGTCGTTTGAGAATTCTAAGGACGCGTTGGCTCATGAACTTGAAGAAGTGCGATTAGAAAAAGACgaaatattattaaataagaacAAAGAGTCTAATGAACTACGAAACAAACTAGTTAAGGCATTCAATAGCCTTGGGGATTGCAATTTTGCATTGAATCCTGATGGTCATATCAAAGTAGAGAAGAACTTTCAGAGCATCGTCCAAGAAATTCTAAGCCAAAGGCAATCAGTGTTACGAGAAAAAGATAACGAAATTCGGACGCTCAAAAATCAGATCTCCAATCTCAATGTTCTCCAACATTCGTCACATCAAGCGGATACTGGTCTAGAGTCTAttttacatgagagagaacaGCTGAGCGAAGAACTAATGAGGGCGAATAACGAAAAAGAGGACATTATACGGGAGCGGGAAACCACAGTTGCTGATCTTGAGGCCCAAATAATAGAGTTAACTAATTCAGTAAGTACGAAAGAAAAGTCTGTAACGCAAGAAATAGAGACAATCAAACGTGACAAAGAGCGTGCTGATAAGGAAATGGAACAACTACGCTCGAACAAGAAGAACCTTGAGAAAGACTTGACCCAAGTCAAGGGTGAACTCAGTAGGTTGGGGTCAGAGGCGGACAGGCTGACGGGACTTGTAGCGGAGGAGAAGGGGAACTCCGCCAGGCTGAAGGAGGACCTTGAACAGTACAAACAGCTGCTTCAGGAGAAGGAAGCGAGGCTTGGCGAGGTCGCCAGAGAGAGGGAGCAGCTTAACAAGACCAATGAACAGCTGCAACACAAA GTTTTTGAGCTTCAGGGCGAGCTTTCTTCAGCATCAGGCGGACAGAAAGAGACAGAGGCCAAGATGGCGCGTGAGCTTGACAGGTTACGAGAACATTTGATACAG GTAGAAGAGAGCTACACTCGTGAAGCCCTAAATGCTGAGGAGCGTGAAAAACATCTTCGAACACGTCTTGCTCAGGCCGAAGAACAAATTCTCTCCAATTCTCACTCGATGCAGGACCAAAA TCGACAGGCAAGTCAACAAGTCGAGAGCCTGCAGGAGCAGCTTCATGCGATCAGCGGTCATCGCGATGAAGCTGTTATGCAGTTAGCCGCTGTTCAGGAGCAGGCTCAGCAATATGCAACATCACTTGACAACCTGCAGATGGTTCTAGAACAATTCCAGCGGG AAAAAGACGCCCAGTTGTATGCCATCCACGACTCGGCTCAACAGCAAGTGAACCAGGCGCATGCAGAGGTCAAGCGACTGCAGCAGCGGGAGAACGAGCTACAG GTTCAGCTTGAAAGTAGCACACGATTGATGCATGAGATTGGTAACCTTAAGCAAGAAGTTGCCCACAAGAACGACGAGATAGACAACTACAAGGCCCAGG TTGCCAAGCTCGAGGAAGACCTGCAAGTCTGCCATGTTCGCATCCGGGACATTACTACTAGTAATGATAACAAAGTGGACAA GCCGCTCCTCAAGAACCTTCTGATTGGTTACTTTCATACGCCGGAGGCCAAGAGGGCTGACGTGATCCACGTGATCGGAGGACTTCTTGGCTTCACCGTGGGCGAGATGAAGGAG ATTGGCTCTGGGTCCCAACCGCCTAGCCAGGGAGGGTGGATCTCGAGTTTGTTGCCATTCGGAGGACCGCGCTCACCCGGACCCAAGAAACCCACTTTTAGCGGCATGGACAAG TCTTTTACCGAGTTATTCGTCAATTTTCTGGAACACGAATCAGACGCCCAGTCCCCTTTACAAACACGTCGCGGTGGTACCACAGCAAACCCGCTCCTGTCTGCTATACCACCACAGCCGTCGCCGCTGGCCGCTATACGTGCGGGCGAAAGACAACCGTTCGCAAGCTCCACACCCGTCAGACCCCCCACGACAACTTCTGTTGCCATGGGAGTCGGGCCACCACCCTCAGCTACCGGACAAACACTACCTGTGATGTCACCTGCGCCGGTTGCTATGCCAACGGGCGGTCTTTCTCCTATAGTTTCCCCTGCTGTGAGGAGCTCAATTCCAGTCCCTCTCGTCACTCAATCGACGGCCACTTCAATCTCAAG TGTTCTCagaccacagggagcccaataCTCTGCCCTTAGACCACAGGGTGCCCAGTCATCTGGCCCCAGAGCACATGGAGCCCAATCATCCGTCAGCAATCCACTTCTTGCCGGACTGCCGGCGATGTCGACTTCCTCTCCTTCCCAGGCCCTTAGGAATGTTCTCTTTCAGGCAGCCTCGCGGTAA